Proteins found in one Amycolatopsis aidingensis genomic segment:
- a CDS encoding DMT family transporter has translation MAARTDPRLLLLAGAACISVSAMFVKLSGTSPGTAAFWRCLLALPVLLPLALREPRADRDPGRTRRRLAAGVFLGIDLVFWGQCVADVGASIATVLVNVQVVILPGLAWLLSRERPAARFLVTAPLMLLAVALASGAIGRAEPGSDPVRGALMGLAAGAAYAAFLFLLRQGAAPGQLVAPVRTATISATVTSLLLGLAWGGVDLAPGWPAFGWLAALALTGQVGGWVLVGTALPRLRAGIGATLLLLQPVLAVLLGLLLLDERPTGWQLAGCAAVIALVWFTSSPARWRGGDRPGGRSGGHGPTPSTEVSQLRAP, from the coding sequence GTGGCCGCTCGAACCGACCCCCGCCTGCTGTTGCTCGCCGGGGCCGCCTGCATCTCGGTGTCGGCGATGTTCGTCAAGCTGTCCGGCACCAGCCCCGGGACCGCGGCGTTCTGGCGGTGCCTGCTGGCCCTGCCCGTCCTGCTGCCGCTGGCCCTGCGGGAGCCAAGGGCGGACCGCGATCCCGGCCGCACCCGCCGCCGGCTGGCCGCGGGCGTGTTTCTCGGGATAGACCTGGTGTTCTGGGGCCAGTGCGTGGCCGACGTCGGCGCCTCGATCGCGACCGTGCTGGTGAACGTGCAGGTGGTGATCCTTCCCGGGCTGGCATGGCTGCTGTCCAGGGAACGGCCAGCCGCCCGGTTCCTGGTGACCGCCCCGCTGATGCTGCTCGCGGTGGCGCTGGCCAGCGGCGCGATCGGGCGGGCCGAACCGGGCAGCGACCCGGTACGCGGGGCGCTGATGGGCCTCGCGGCCGGTGCGGCGTACGCGGCCTTCCTGTTCCTGTTGCGCCAGGGTGCGGCACCGGGTCAGCTGGTGGCGCCGGTCCGCACGGCCACGATCAGCGCAACCGTCACCTCGCTGCTGCTGGGTCTGGCCTGGGGTGGGGTGGACCTGGCGCCCGGCTGGCCCGCGTTCGGCTGGCTCGCCGCGCTCGCGCTCACCGGCCAGGTGGGTGGCTGGGTGCTGGTCGGCACGGCGCTGCCGCGGCTGCGGGCCGGCATCGGCGCCACGCTGTTGCTGCTGCAGCCGGTGCTGGCGGTGCTGCTGGGGTTGCTGCTGCTGGACGAGCGGCCGACCGGATGGCAGCTCGCGGGCTGCGCGGCCGTGATCGCACTGGTCTGGTTCACCAGCAGCCCGGCCAGGTGGCGGGGCGGGGATCGGCCAGGTGGCCGATCCGGCGGGCACGGGCCGACCCCTTCGACCGAGGTTTCGCAGCTCAGAGCGCCATAG
- a CDS encoding response regulator transcription factor, whose amino-acid sequence MTQSIGSNRGQPPKPGARGLGVAAIDPVPLYREGLAALIHRTPGLYWLGHAGAHHSALQMCEQLRPDTVLVDSGLDPQGHLIRLLATGEPGTIVIILVRDANRSPQFLAAVLAAGAHAVVPRATEPRRLTEAIMRAHADRRYVDPALATLTTRPKRQPTGQLPGQQAVHTQMPLSRREYQVLQLVAEGLENSAIAKVLYLSVETVRTHVKSILRKLSARDRTHAVTTAFRHGILVVRPDDSLGSSPKEHYSSQSG is encoded by the coding sequence ATGACACAGAGCATCGGCTCGAACAGGGGCCAGCCGCCCAAGCCGGGCGCCCGCGGGCTCGGTGTGGCCGCGATCGATCCGGTGCCCCTCTACCGGGAGGGCCTGGCCGCCCTCATCCACCGCACCCCCGGCCTGTACTGGCTCGGCCACGCCGGGGCACACCACTCCGCCTTGCAGATGTGCGAGCAACTGCGTCCGGACACCGTGCTGGTGGACTCCGGGCTGGACCCACAGGGTCACCTGATCCGGCTGCTTGCCACCGGGGAGCCGGGCACGATCGTGATCATCCTGGTCCGGGACGCCAACCGCAGCCCGCAGTTCCTCGCCGCCGTGCTGGCCGCGGGCGCGCACGCCGTCGTGCCGAGGGCCACCGAGCCCCGCAGGCTCACCGAGGCGATCATGCGCGCGCATGCCGACCGCCGCTACGTCGACCCGGCACTGGCCACCCTCACCACCCGGCCGAAGCGGCAGCCCACCGGGCAGCTACCCGGCCAGCAGGCGGTGCACACCCAGATGCCGCTGTCCCGGCGGGAGTACCAGGTGCTGCAACTGGTGGCCGAGGGGCTGGAGAACTCGGCTATCGCGAAAGTGCTCTATCTCTCCGTGGAAACCGTGCGCACGCACGTCAAGAGCATCCTGCGCAAACTGTCCGCCCGGGACCGCACCCATGCCGTGACCACCGCGTTTCGGCACGGGATCCTCGTCGTGCGGCCGGACGACTCGTTGGGAAGTAGCCCCAAAGAGCACTATTCGTCACAATCAGGCTGA
- a CDS encoding MmcQ/YjbR family DNA-binding protein produces the protein MPTWKDAIAIAERLPEVEESTWYRTPALKVRGKGFARLRTEAEGGLVLMCGLDEKAALLDSGDPAFYTTPHYDGYGSIIVDLERVDPGQLAELIEESWRLKAPARLRKELDAALGLRHD, from the coding sequence ATGCCGACATGGAAAGACGCGATCGCCATCGCCGAGCGGTTGCCCGAGGTCGAGGAGTCGACCTGGTACCGCACGCCAGCGTTGAAGGTGCGGGGCAAGGGTTTCGCCCGGCTGCGTACCGAGGCCGAGGGCGGGCTGGTGCTGATGTGCGGCCTGGACGAGAAGGCCGCGCTGCTCGACTCCGGCGACCCCGCCTTCTACACCACCCCGCACTACGACGGCTACGGTTCGATCATCGTCGATCTCGAACGGGTGGATCCCGGCCAGCTGGCCGAGCTGATCGAGGAGTCCTGGCGGCTCAAGGCACCGGCCAGGTTGCGCAAGGAACTCGACGCCGCGCTCGGTCTACGACATGACTGA
- the mug gene encoding G/U mismatch-specific DNA glycosylase — protein sequence MAERPTKAELAAAPGRTIPDVIGPGLRVLFCGINPGLYSGATGLHFARPGNRFWPALHRSGFTPRLLDPAEQWELLDYGLGITNLVGRATARADELTETELRAGGEALVGKVTRYQPSWLAVVGVTAYRTAFGRPRARIGRQEEQVGGAGLWILPNPSGLNAHYTAITLAEEFRALRTAL from the coding sequence ATGGCCGAGCGACCGACCAAGGCGGAACTCGCGGCGGCACCCGGCCGCACGATCCCGGACGTGATCGGACCCGGGCTGCGTGTGTTGTTCTGCGGGATCAATCCGGGCCTGTATTCCGGCGCCACCGGCCTGCATTTCGCCCGGCCCGGCAACCGGTTCTGGCCCGCGCTGCACCGCAGCGGTTTCACTCCGCGCCTGCTCGACCCCGCCGAGCAATGGGAACTGCTCGATTACGGACTCGGCATCACCAATCTGGTCGGCCGGGCCACCGCCCGTGCGGACGAGCTGACCGAAACGGAGCTGCGCGCGGGCGGTGAGGCGCTGGTGGGCAAGGTCACGCGGTATCAGCCGAGCTGGCTGGCCGTGGTCGGGGTCACCGCGTACCGCACGGCCTTCGGCAGGCCGCGGGCACGGATCGGCAGGCAGGAAGAGCAGGTCGGCGGTGCCGGGCTGTGGATCCTGCCGAACCCGAGCGGACTGAACGCGCATTACACCGCTATCACCCTTGCGGAGGAGTTCCGCGCGCTTCGTACCGCGCTTTAA
- a CDS encoding class I SAM-dependent methyltransferase: MRGAVTNDGCPVELYPLLPPAGEPEAVHAAIEAGAEVLDLGAGTGRIAHGLIELGHPVVAVDDSAAMLGWVRGARTVCSRIEDLRLGRRFPAVLLASHLINNPDRPVRTALLDTVRGHLAPGGKLVAQWHPPEWFDLVGAGGDGRLGPVRIRLRGITRTGDLLSATVYYEVEGRSWEQPFTCLRLSEDALLGALAGAGLAFAGWASADRTWFTAVPS; the protein is encoded by the coding sequence GTGCGCGGTGCGGTGACCAACGACGGCTGCCCGGTCGAGCTCTATCCGCTGTTGCCTCCTGCCGGCGAGCCGGAGGCGGTGCATGCCGCCATCGAGGCCGGTGCCGAGGTGCTCGACCTCGGCGCGGGAACCGGCCGGATCGCGCACGGCCTGATCGAGCTCGGGCACCCGGTGGTCGCCGTGGACGACTCGGCGGCGATGCTGGGGTGGGTGCGCGGCGCCCGCACGGTGTGCTCGCGGATCGAGGACCTGCGGCTCGGCCGCCGCTTCCCGGCCGTGCTGCTGGCCAGTCATCTGATCAACAACCCGGACCGGCCGGTGCGGACCGCCCTGCTGGACACCGTCCGCGGACACCTAGCTCCCGGCGGGAAGCTGGTGGCCCAGTGGCATCCGCCCGAGTGGTTCGACCTGGTCGGCGCCGGAGGGGACGGCAGGCTCGGCCCGGTGCGCATCCGGCTGCGCGGGATCACGCGCACGGGCGACCTGCTCAGCGCCACCGTGTACTACGAGGTGGAAGGGCGAAGCTGGGAGCAGCCGTTCACCTGCCTGCGGCTGAGCGAGGACGCCCTGCTCGGCGCGCTCGCCGGGGCCGGTCTCGCCTTCGCGGGATGGGCCTCGGCCGACCGGACCTGGTTCACCGCCGTCCCGAGCTGA
- a CDS encoding LysR family transcriptional regulator, which produces MLSLDRLQALAMVDRHGSIAAAAEQLHLTPSGVSQKLAKLERETGHRLLEPRGRGVRLTHAGRVLAEHASRILTQCGAAEVDLADLTEEILGPLRIGAMPSTVRRLLAPALTTLRERYPRLWPTLRDGEVVDTMPLLLAGELDLVVAENWAHRPTAIPEGVSKRLLFDERVMVALPADHPLADRDTLDLAELAGAAWTSCGPGSAAGDALVQAVRNQGVEPEVRYTVTEFPTQAALVEAGLAVALIAPFALQSVPAGVRLVPPEPALRREIHAVWRTDRENPAVRAGVAALAGAVPSNT; this is translated from the coding sequence GTGTTGAGTCTGGACCGGTTGCAGGCGCTGGCCATGGTCGACCGGCACGGGTCGATCGCCGCCGCGGCCGAGCAACTGCACCTGACCCCCTCCGGGGTGTCCCAGAAACTGGCCAAACTGGAACGGGAGACCGGGCACCGGCTGCTCGAACCACGGGGGCGCGGCGTGCGGCTGACCCACGCCGGGCGGGTGCTGGCCGAGCACGCGTCCCGGATCCTCACCCAGTGCGGGGCGGCCGAGGTGGATCTCGCCGACCTGACCGAGGAGATCCTCGGGCCGCTGCGGATCGGCGCGATGCCGAGCACGGTCCGCAGGCTGCTGGCCCCGGCGCTGACCACGCTGCGGGAGCGGTACCCGCGGCTGTGGCCCACCCTGCGGGACGGCGAGGTGGTGGACACCATGCCGCTGCTGCTGGCCGGCGAGCTGGACCTGGTGGTCGCCGAGAACTGGGCGCACCGGCCGACCGCGATCCCGGAAGGGGTGAGCAAACGACTGCTGTTCGACGAGCGGGTGATGGTGGCGCTGCCTGCGGACCATCCGCTCGCCGACCGGGACACCCTGGACCTGGCCGAGCTGGCGGGCGCGGCCTGGACCAGCTGCGGGCCGGGCAGCGCGGCGGGCGATGCGCTGGTGCAGGCGGTGCGCAACCAGGGCGTCGAGCCGGAGGTCCGCTACACCGTGACCGAGTTCCCCACCCAGGCGGCGCTGGTCGAGGCCGGGCTCGCGGTGGCACTGATCGCCCCGTTCGCGTTGCAGTCGGTCCCGGCCGGGGTGCGCCTCGTCCCGCCGGAACCGGCGCTGCGCAGGGAGATTCACGCGGTGTGGCGAACCGACCGGGAGAACCCCGCGGTGCGCGCCGGTGTCGCCGCACTGGCCGGGGCAGTACCGTCGAACACATGA
- a CDS encoding VanZ family protein has product MTSAQTSALEYGLLGFVVIWAVLLIPQVLGQQARFGRVLPGRLARTALVTLYACLTVALVLLPLPTRAGGQSGQHIQLVPFQWMADVARESAGNPLATTAFQQLSMNVLLFVPLGILARVLWRRGFTGATLLGLAGSAAIEICQLTANFGTAPYQYRIFDVDDLMANTAGAALGWILAALFLLLRAQARQADALSGATTQPVRVPARPAQPTVPACVARPAGHYAGPPAQPWPRQR; this is encoded by the coding sequence ATGACCTCGGCACAGACCTCCGCGCTGGAATACGGCCTGCTCGGCTTCGTGGTGATCTGGGCGGTGCTGCTCATCCCGCAGGTGCTCGGCCAGCAGGCCCGGTTCGGCCGGGTGCTGCCCGGCAGGCTGGCCAGGACCGCGCTGGTCACGCTCTATGCCTGCCTGACCGTTGCGCTGGTGCTGCTCCCGTTGCCCACCCGCGCGGGCGGGCAGTCCGGCCAGCACATTCAGCTGGTCCCGTTCCAGTGGATGGCCGATGTCGCCCGGGAGAGCGCCGGCAATCCGCTGGCCACGACGGCCTTCCAGCAGCTGTCCATGAACGTGCTGCTGTTCGTACCGCTCGGGATCCTCGCCCGCGTGCTCTGGCGGCGCGGGTTCACCGGCGCCACGCTGCTTGGCCTGGCCGGGTCGGCCGCCATCGAGATCTGCCAGCTGACCGCGAACTTCGGTACGGCGCCCTACCAGTACCGCATCTTCGATGTGGACGACCTGATGGCGAACACGGCGGGCGCGGCGCTCGGCTGGATCCTGGCGGCGCTGTTCCTGCTGCTGCGAGCGCAGGCGCGGCAGGCGGACGCGCTCAGCGGCGCGACCACTCAGCCGGTACGGGTACCGGCTCGCCCAGCTCAGCCAACCGTTCCCGCCTGCGTAGCGCGGCCCGCCGGGCACTACGCCGGTCCTCCAGCACAACCGTGGCCGCGGCAGCGGTGA
- a CDS encoding GNAT family N-acetyltransferase has product MTITLRAAEEADHPALVRAVQQWWGDSRSPAQASELALLLPRLFLQHFASTSLIAEDDGHLAGFLVGFYSADDPAAAYIHFVGIDPGRRRAGLGRRLYETFFAAATVAGRQLVRAVTSPGNQGSIAFHRGMGFQLEPGDREVDGVPVRADYDGPGQDRVCFRLDLLAG; this is encoded by the coding sequence ATGACGATCACCCTCCGTGCCGCCGAGGAGGCCGATCATCCGGCGCTCGTCCGGGCCGTGCAGCAGTGGTGGGGCGACTCCCGCTCGCCCGCGCAGGCGAGTGAGCTGGCGTTGCTGCTGCCCCGGCTGTTCCTGCAACATTTTGCCTCGACCAGCCTGATCGCGGAGGACGATGGCCACCTTGCCGGTTTCCTGGTCGGCTTCTACTCGGCCGACGACCCGGCGGCGGCGTACATCCACTTCGTCGGGATCGACCCGGGGCGGCGGCGAGCGGGCCTTGGCCGCAGGTTGTACGAGACCTTCTTCGCCGCGGCGACCGTGGCGGGGCGGCAGCTGGTGCGCGCGGTGACCTCGCCGGGGAACCAGGGGTCGATCGCGTTCCACCGCGGGATGGGTTTTCAGCTGGAGCCGGGTGACCGGGAGGTGGACGGCGTCCCGGTGCGGGCGGACTACGACGGGCCGGGCCAGGACCGGGTGTGCTTCCGGCTGGACCTGCTGGCCGGCTGA